A genomic segment from Cutaneotrichosporon cavernicola HIS019 DNA, chromosome: 7b encodes:
- the GTR2 gene encoding uncharacterized protein (Gtr1/RagA G protein conserved region) gives MSNGEPSTANDDNRIKVLVTGWRKAGKSACIKTVFQHLPVKDVPYIGITQKIEKVDYDTIVPLQIWDTPANFDLDQLDVPLSSFSTLVYVIDMQQDDSYHEAVRQAITMILRGYLANPQMKFSVFIHKAEALSEDYRGENYSEIQRSMTEELEDYHYTSLQQYAPNIDLADPSVCNNIFNHMTAEIKFDMTSVHDVSLRDGWSKVIQGVMEMLPAVEALLLNFTETSGMDNSYLFDIDSVVVLATDNRHRNDATMEQVTEYLTKKLRTLNAPPGNGASDDGASGTPRRDWWEEEDPEVPWMTQATRLMPKSTIALWQFTPHLALVVLLHTDTWQARRGMIEYNLTFLRQGVRRILMEV, from the exons ATGAGCAACGGCGAACCCTCGACTGCCAACGACGACAACAGGATAAAGGTCCTCGTCACCGGATGGCGCAA AGCAGGCAAATCGGCCTGCATCAAGACCGTGTTTCAGCACCTACCTGTCAAGGACGTGCCATATATTGGCATCACTCAAAAGATCGAGAAGGTTGATTATGA CACTATCGTCCCGCTGCAGATCTGGGACACGCCGGCAAACTttgacctcgaccagctcgacgtGCCCCTCTCTTCGTTCTCAACACTCGTGTATGTCATCGACATGCAA CAAGACGACTCTTACCACGAGGCCGTGAGGCAGGCAATCACCATGATCCTACGCGGCTACCTCGCGAACCCTCAGATGAAGTTCTCCGTGTTCATCCACAAGGCTGAGGCGCTGTCCGAGGACTATCGGGGCGAGAACTACTCGGAGATTCAGAGATCCATGaccgaggagcttgaggacTACCACTACACCAGCCTACAGCAGTACGCTCCAAacatcgacctcgccgatcCGTCCGTGTGCAACAACATCTTCAACCACATGACCGCCGAGATCAAGTTCGACATGACGAGCGTGCATGACGTGTCCCTCCGCGATGGGTGGAGCAAGGTTATCCAGGGCGTGATGGAGATGCTACCAGCCGTTGAAGCGCTCCTGCTCAACTTTACAGAA ACATCGGGGATGGACAACTCGTACCTGTTTGACATTGACTCGGTCGTTGTCCTAGCGACGGATAACCGGCACCGCAATGACGCGACGATGGAGCAGGTGACCGAATACCTCACCAA gaaACTGCGGACGCTGAACGCGCCTCCAGGGAAtggcgcgagcgacgaTGGCGCCTCGGGGACACCTCGGCGAGACTggtgggaagaggaggaccCAGAGGTGCCGTGGATGACGCAGGCGACGAGGCTCATGCCCAAGAGCACCATCGCTCTCTGGCAGTTCACTCC GCACCTAGCTCTTGTGGTGCTTCTGCACACGGACACTTGGCAGGCGCGTAGGGGCATGATCGAGTACAACTTGACTTTCTTGCGGCAGGGAGTGCGCCGGATCCTGATGGAGGTATAG